One genomic segment of Rivularia sp. PCC 7116 includes these proteins:
- a CDS encoding ATP-binding sensor histidine kinase, whose amino-acid sequence MVRIPGYSIKEQLYNGSRTLVYRAVREYDQKPVVIKLLKNPYPSFNELLQFRNQYTIAKNLDIPGIIRPYSFESYQNAYALVMEDFGGVSLHEYMQTTDRSLIDVISIVLQISSILHNIHQKCVIHKDIKPANILINPKTKQVKLIDFSIASLLPKETQEIKNPNGLEGTLAYISPEQTGRMNRGIDYRSDFYSLGATFYSLLTGELPFKSDDVMELVHCHIAKQPLPITNEEIPKILSEIVIKLMAKNAEDRYQSALGLKYDLETCLKQLRETGKIEEFKIAQRDKNDRFIIPEKLYGRETEVEELLAAFNRVSGITSHSEAREALPLKMHLKAEHYNQRDEGKSKSELMMVAGFSGIGKTALINEVHKPIVKHRGYFLKGKFDQFNRNIPLSAFVHAFRDLIAQLLGESDAQLSIWKTKILQALGDNAQVIIEVIPSLEKIIGQQLPVTELSGNAAQNRFNLLFQKFLQVFTTKEHPLVIFLDDLQWADSASLKLMQLLMSESETNYLLLIGAYRDNEVFPAHSLMLTVEEISKTQGIINTITLAPLSEESLNQLVADTLNCSLSIAQPLTHLIYQKTKGNPFFINQFLKSLHEDSLIKFDYDTGLWVCDIAQIKTASFTDDVVEFMALLLHKLPEETQHVLKLAACIGNQFDLSTLAVVYQKSEVETAADLWRALQFALVLPTSEIYKFYLSSEIQNREVLHKQIVNYKFLHDRVQQAAYSLIPEEQKKATHLKIGQLLLSNTPEVELDNRIFDIVNQLNMGIELVDEPYKREQLAQLNLMAGNKAKIATAYGAAVSYLNIGLKLLTTDSWHLQYNLSLKLYELLAESEYLNTNFETSKNLVEQTLIHAQKSLDKIKVYETQIQSYTAQNKLIEAINIGREALDLFGIDFPFYCDLKITIAEHQKLKTLLGDRPIKSLADLPNLDNSNQGAALGILAGLFASVYLAKPELLPLKIFTMVKICIQYGNSPQSAITYSLYGLFLCATGEIERGYQFGELARIFLERFQVKDKIGKVSLIFGLFINHWKKSVRSTLPVFLAGLTSALENGDLEYVGYCSNCYCQFLFWAGDNLEFVESEANKHCELMESIKQETSLIWGNTWRQTVINLRGKAEEPTVLVGSCFDEFETLPSLIQSQNVNGICYIYLAKLILLYLFGDYQSANEYASKFEEYEQGTAGLLIIPLKNFYQSLNLLSLYERADTTQKTVFLEKIVQNQKSLEIWADYAPMNHLHKFQLVEAEKYKLEGKNYEAGDWYDRAISGAKDNNYLQEEALANELAAKFYLDWGKEKIATSYMHEAYYCYARWGAKAKTDDLEKRYPQLLTPILQSQLHKLGITQTHSNNFDKSEYLNQFIQTTLASSSNMDESLDFASILKASQILSSEIQLERLISKLMQVVIENAGANKAALLLQKEDTLILEALATSNKDIKLLNIPSQESENIPHTIINVVKRNLKTVVLDNVITQKDIGADSYLIQQKPKSLLCMPILNQGKLIGLLYLENQLTSSAFTQKRVEILNLLITQAAISLENAQLYDKLSNYSQTLEQKIEERTLQVKQKANQLESTLKELQSTQSQLIQSEKMYALGKLIAGIAHEINNPISFIYGNLTPASEYAESLIELINLYQNVYSQPLAKISSKIEEIELDYVIEDLPKLLASMKTGAERIRNIVMSLRNFSRLDEAEIKSVDIHSGIDSALLILQHQLTSNNKYPEIEVIKEYNQLPQVICYASQLNQVFMNIIGNAIDALRDKQEKVPRITIRTSRLDSQNILISITDNGIGISKSVLNKVFDPFFTTKPVGSGTGLGLSTSYSIVVEKHGGKLSCVSTPGEGTEFVIQLPICH is encoded by the coding sequence ATGGTTCGTATTCCCGGATATTCCATCAAAGAGCAACTCTATAATGGTTCTCGAACCCTAGTTTACCGTGCTGTTCGAGAATATGACCAAAAACCTGTAGTTATAAAACTGCTAAAAAATCCTTACCCGAGCTTCAACGAACTGTTACAATTTCGCAATCAATACACCATTGCCAAAAACTTAGATATTCCCGGAATCATTCGTCCCTACTCTTTTGAGTCATACCAGAATGCTTATGCTTTGGTGATGGAAGATTTTGGAGGGGTTTCGCTACATGAATATATGCAGACTACGGACAGGTCTCTAATAGATGTAATATCAATTGTATTACAAATTAGCAGTATTCTCCACAATATACATCAAAAATGCGTTATTCATAAGGATATTAAACCCGCCAATATATTAATTAATCCCAAAACAAAACAAGTTAAATTAATTGATTTTAGTATTGCTTCGTTACTACCCAAGGAAACCCAGGAAATCAAAAATCCTAATGGTTTAGAAGGGACACTTGCATATATTTCTCCCGAACAAACTGGAAGAATGAATCGCGGCATTGATTACCGTAGTGATTTTTATTCTTTAGGTGCTACGTTTTACTCATTATTGACAGGAGAATTACCGTTTAAGTCTGATGATGTCATGGAGTTGGTACATTGTCATATTGCTAAACAACCATTACCAATTACAAATGAAGAAATTCCCAAGATTTTATCCGAAATAGTCATCAAGTTGATGGCAAAAAATGCGGAAGATAGATATCAAAGTGCTTTGGGATTAAAGTATGATTTAGAAACTTGTTTAAAACAACTTAGAGAAACTGGGAAGATTGAAGAATTTAAAATTGCCCAAAGAGATAAAAATGACAGATTTATTATTCCTGAAAAATTATATGGTAGAGAAACTGAAGTTGAGGAATTATTAGCCGCATTTAACCGAGTTTCTGGTATTACTTCTCATTCAGAAGCTCGGGAGGCTCTGCCTCTGAAAATGCATTTAAAAGCAGAGCATTATAACCAGAGAGATGAGGGAAAATCCAAAAGTGAATTAATGATGGTAGCAGGTTTCTCTGGTATCGGTAAAACTGCTCTGATTAACGAAGTTCATAAACCCATTGTTAAACACCGGGGATATTTTCTCAAAGGAAAATTTGACCAGTTTAATCGTAATATTCCCTTATCTGCTTTTGTACATGCATTTCGAGATTTAATCGCTCAGTTATTAGGTGAAAGTGATGCTCAATTATCAATTTGGAAAACTAAAATTTTACAAGCTTTAGGAGATAATGCTCAAGTAATTATTGAAGTCATTCCCTCCTTAGAAAAAATTATTGGACAACAACTACCCGTAACAGAATTATCAGGTAATGCGGCTCAAAATAGATTTAATTTATTATTTCAAAAATTTCTGCAAGTTTTTACTACAAAAGAACATCCTTTAGTCATATTTTTGGATGATTTACAGTGGGCAGATTCAGCGTCTTTGAAGTTGATGCAATTACTGATGAGCGAATCTGAAACCAATTATCTACTGTTAATAGGTGCTTACCGCGATAACGAAGTGTTTCCCGCTCATTCTTTGATGTTGACTGTGGAAGAAATTAGTAAAACGCAAGGAATAATTAATACGATTACTTTAGCACCATTAAGCGAAGAAAGTTTAAATCAATTAGTTGCCGATACTCTTAATTGCTCGCTGTCAATTGCACAACCACTAACTCATCTTATATATCAAAAAACTAAAGGGAATCCATTTTTTATCAACCAATTTTTAAAATCACTTCATGAAGATAGTTTAATTAAATTTGATTATGATACAGGCTTATGGGTATGTGATATTGCCCAAATAAAAACCGCTTCATTTACTGATGATGTAGTTGAATTTATGGCGTTGTTGTTGCATAAATTACCAGAAGAAACACAACATGTTTTGAAACTAGCGGCTTGTATTGGTAATCAATTTGATTTATCAACATTAGCGGTAGTTTATCAAAAATCTGAAGTTGAAACTGCTGCTGATTTATGGAGAGCTTTACAGTTCGCTTTGGTTTTACCTACTAGTGAAATTTATAAGTTTTATCTATCTTCAGAAATACAGAATCGGGAAGTATTACACAAGCAAATTGTCAATTATAAATTTTTACATGACAGGGTTCAACAAGCTGCTTATTCCTTGATTCCGGAAGAACAGAAAAAAGCAACTCACCTTAAAATTGGACAATTACTCTTAAGCAATACACCAGAAGTTGAGCTAGATAATCGCATTTTTGATATTGTCAATCAGCTAAATATGGGAATTGAGTTGGTTGATGAACCATATAAAAGAGAGCAACTTGCTCAGTTAAACTTGATGGCTGGTAATAAGGCTAAAATTGCTACTGCCTATGGTGCTGCTGTCAGTTATTTAAACATAGGTTTAAAACTCCTAACTACGGATAGCTGGCACTTGCAGTACAATCTAAGCCTAAAACTGTATGAATTGTTAGCGGAATCAGAATATTTAAATACTAACTTTGAAACCTCAAAAAATCTAGTTGAGCAAACACTTATACACGCTCAAAAATCATTAGATAAAATTAAAGTTTATGAGACCCAAATTCAATCATATACAGCACAAAACAAGCTAATAGAAGCCATAAATATAGGTAGAGAAGCCCTTGATTTATTCGGTATAGATTTCCCCTTCTATTGCGATTTAAAGATAACTATCGCCGAACACCAAAAGCTTAAAACTCTTCTAGGCGATCGCCCAATCAAAAGCCTGGCTGATTTACCAAATTTGGACAATTCCAATCAAGGAGCAGCCCTAGGAATCCTCGCTGGTTTGTTCGCATCTGTATATTTAGCCAAACCCGAGTTATTGCCCTTAAAGATATTCACAATGGTGAAAATCTGTATTCAATATGGTAACTCCCCTCAATCGGCAATTACTTATAGTCTTTACGGACTATTCTTATGTGCTACAGGAGAAATTGAGCGTGGATATCAATTTGGTGAATTAGCAAGGATTTTTTTAGAACGGTTTCAAGTCAAAGATAAAATTGGCAAAGTAAGTCTTATTTTTGGTCTATTTATTAACCATTGGAAAAAATCAGTTCGCTCGACATTACCAGTATTTTTAGCAGGTTTAACCAGCGCTCTAGAAAATGGCGATCTTGAATATGTTGGGTATTGTTCTAATTGCTATTGCCAGTTTTTATTTTGGGCTGGAGACAATCTGGAATTTGTCGAATCTGAAGCGAATAAGCATTGTGAACTGATGGAATCCATTAAGCAAGAAACTTCTTTGATTTGGGGAAATACATGGAGACAAACTGTAATCAATCTGCGTGGAAAAGCTGAAGAGCCCACAGTACTGGTTGGCTCTTGCTTTGATGAATTTGAAACTCTACCATCTTTAATCCAGAGTCAAAATGTTAATGGAATTTGCTACATTTATTTAGCAAAACTGATACTACTTTATTTATTTGGAGATTATCAAAGTGCAAACGAGTATGCCAGTAAATTTGAGGAATACGAACAAGGTACAGCTGGATTATTAATTATTCCATTAAAGAATTTTTATCAATCTCTCAATCTACTGTCATTGTATGAGCGTGCGGATACTACACAGAAAACAGTTTTTCTGGAAAAGATTGTGCAAAACCAAAAGTCTCTAGAGATATGGGCAGACTATGCTCCAATGAACCACTTGCATAAGTTCCAACTTGTAGAAGCTGAAAAATACAAATTAGAAGGAAAAAATTATGAAGCAGGGGATTGGTACGATAGAGCCATTTCAGGAGCCAAAGACAACAACTACCTCCAAGAAGAAGCGCTCGCTAATGAACTCGCTGCTAAGTTCTACCTTGACTGGGGTAAAGAGAAAATAGCCACAAGCTATATGCACGAAGCTTACTATTGCTACGCCCGTTGGGGAGCCAAAGCCAAAACCGACGACTTAGAAAAACGCTATCCCCAACTACTCACTCCCATATTACAAAGTCAGCTTCACAAACTTGGAATAACTCAAACCCACTCAAACAACTTTGATAAATCCGAATACCTCAATCAATTTATTCAAACAACTTTAGCAAGTTCAAGCAATATGGACGAATCTTTGGACTTCGCCAGCATTCTTAAAGCTTCCCAAATATTATCAAGTGAAATTCAGCTAGAGCGATTAATTTCCAAGTTAATGCAAGTAGTAATAGAAAATGCAGGGGCAAACAAAGCTGCTTTGCTGTTACAAAAAGAGGATACTCTAATACTCGAAGCTTTGGCTACTAGCAATAAAGATATAAAACTGTTAAATATACCATCTCAAGAGAGCGAAAATATTCCACATACGATAATTAATGTAGTTAAACGTAATCTCAAAACAGTTGTATTAGATAATGTCATAACACAAAAAGATATAGGAGCCGATTCATATTTAATACAACAAAAACCCAAAAGTTTGCTGTGTATGCCGATTTTGAATCAAGGTAAATTAATCGGCTTGCTATATCTAGAAAATCAATTAACTTCGAGTGCATTTACACAAAAGCGTGTAGAGATTCTGAATCTGCTCATAACTCAAGCTGCAATTTCCTTAGAAAATGCCCAGTTGTATGACAAATTATCAAATTATTCCCAAACCTTGGAACAAAAAATCGAAGAACGCACCCTTCAAGTTAAACAAAAAGCAAATCAACTAGAATCTACTTTAAAAGAACTGCAAAGTACTCAATCCCAATTAATTCAATCCGAAAAAATGTATGCATTAGGAAAACTTATTGCTGGCATAGCTCACGAAATTAACAATCCCATCAGCTTTATTTATGGTAATCTCACGCCAGCTTCCGAATACGCAGAATCTTTAATTGAATTAATTAATTTATATCAAAATGTGTATTCACAACCTCTAGCCAAAATCTCTTCAAAAATTGAAGAGATAGAACTTGATTACGTGATTGAAGACTTACCAAAACTACTTGCTTCAATGAAAACAGGTGCAGAACGTATCCGTAATATTGTTATGTCATTGCGAAACTTCTCTCGCTTAGATGAAGCTGAAATTAAATCAGTAGATATTCATTCTGGAATTGATAGCGCTCTTTTAATTTTGCAGCACCAACTCACATCTAATAATAAATATCCAGAAATTGAAGTGATTAAAGAATACAATCAACTTCCACAAGTTATATGCTATGCTTCACAATTAAATCAAGTATTTATGAATATTATTGGTAATGCTATTGACGCTTTACGAGATAAACAGGAAAAAGTACCAAGGATTACAATTCGTACCTCACGGCTCGATTCCCAAAATATATTAATTAGTATCACCGATAATGGTATTGGTATAAGTAAGTCCGTTTTAAATAAAGTATTTGACCCATTTTTTACTACAAAACCCGTTGGTAGCGGTACGGGTTTAGGATTATCAACTAGCTATTCGATTGTGGTAGAAAAACATGGAGGTAAATTAAGTTGTGTTTCTACTCCAGGAGAGGGAACAGAATTTGTAATTCAATTACCCATTTGTCACTAG
- a CDS encoding AI-2E family transporter: MRIGKWIGLFAFIVSMYILWQIRQVLLIVFAAIVLATALNQVVKILEKIRIKRGFAVGISVILLLTIILGFFALIAPKIVEQLREFTFIVPKILDQMRLWNDWLLKVLPEQVLEEIQGLRYLTQGLQNWLDTLLGNFFLILSQSLNIVLTFLLFLVLTIMLLIDPNPYRSGFIMLFPAFYRRRMDEILCKCEKNLVGWIRGTLLTMFLIGGLSYIGLLILGVRLPLINAILAGLLEFIPNIGPTLSLIPPLLLAMLDAPWKAVAVVALYFGIQQVESLIVVPLIMRSQVSLLPVVTLLSVVVFANFFGFLGVFLAIPLVLILQTFIQEILVKDVLNNWHLNQDKMQPDSNIAFVDINPTTTEIEGDSVINKD, translated from the coding sequence GTGCGTATAGGAAAATGGATTGGCTTATTCGCTTTTATCGTCTCAATGTATATTTTGTGGCAGATTAGGCAAGTTCTGCTAATAGTTTTTGCAGCAATAGTTTTAGCAACAGCGTTGAATCAAGTTGTTAAAATTTTAGAAAAAATTCGTATTAAGCGGGGTTTTGCTGTTGGCATATCCGTTATTCTTTTACTGACAATAATACTGGGATTTTTTGCTCTGATTGCGCCAAAAATTGTCGAGCAGTTGCGCGAATTTACTTTTATCGTACCTAAAATTTTAGACCAAATGCGTTTGTGGAATGACTGGCTTTTGAAAGTACTTCCCGAGCAAGTGTTAGAAGAAATTCAAGGTTTACGGTACTTAACTCAAGGTTTGCAAAATTGGTTGGATACGCTGTTAGGAAACTTCTTTTTAATATTAAGTCAATCGTTAAACATTGTTTTAACGTTTCTGCTTTTTCTTGTTTTAACTATAATGCTTTTAATAGATCCCAATCCTTATAGAAGCGGATTTATCATGCTTTTCCCGGCTTTTTATCGTCGTCGCATGGATGAGATTTTATGCAAATGTGAAAAAAATTTAGTTGGTTGGATAAGAGGCACGCTACTGACAATGTTCCTTATTGGTGGTTTAAGCTATATTGGTTTATTAATTTTAGGTGTAAGACTACCTTTAATTAATGCTATATTAGCTGGACTCTTAGAATTTATTCCTAATATAGGACCGACATTAAGTTTAATTCCACCGCTTTTACTAGCGATGCTTGATGCGCCTTGGAAAGCAGTTGCTGTAGTTGCATTATATTTTGGTATTCAGCAGGTTGAAAGTTTAATTGTTGTACCTTTGATAATGAGGTCGCAAGTTTCTTTGTTACCTGTAGTAACATTATTATCTGTGGTAGTTTTTGCAAACTTTTTTGGCTTTTTGGGTGTATTTTTGGCAATTCCTTTAGTACTTATTCTTCAAACTTTTATTCAAGAAATTTTAGTCAAAGATGTTTTGAATAACTGGCATTTAAATCAAGATAAAATGCAGCCAGATAGTAATATTGCTTTTGTAGACATTAATCCCACAACTACAGAAATTGAAGGTGATTCTGTCATAAATAAAGATTAA
- the eis gene encoding enhanced intracellular survival protein Eis, which produces MVNVMKSEFVYSNNCNWEDARQFGSILGQCFLSSPDEEESWIELMEIENLRVIHRNKEVIGGLAVVPMAQWWGAKSVEMTGIAGVGIAAEYRGTGAALSLMQQTLKELYIKGIAISVLYPTTQRLYRKLGYEQGGSFYGWEASAQSIQIREQPLPMKAVPTDSQIFYELYEKQAKNINGHLNRAKPIWHRIMTPDKGSIYAYLIGSAEEPEGYIIFSQHPAEDGAILRVRDWVVLTNAAAQTFWSFLNNHRSQIDKIRWRSSVIDHLALLLPEQTAKIKFMQCWMLRIINVEKALSTRGYSSGIETELHLEITDDLIPENNGKFILSVAKGSGKIAKGGKGELKLDIRGLASLYAGLFSPQQLKLAGKLDGTENSLANATQIFSGTSPWMMDFF; this is translated from the coding sequence ATGGTAAATGTAATGAAGTCGGAATTTGTATACAGTAATAATTGTAACTGGGAAGATGCTCGGCAGTTTGGGAGTATTTTAGGACAATGTTTTTTAAGTTCTCCAGATGAAGAAGAAAGTTGGATCGAACTCATGGAGATAGAGAATTTACGTGTCATCCACCGGAATAAGGAAGTGATTGGTGGATTGGCGGTTGTGCCAATGGCGCAATGGTGGGGTGCCAAAAGCGTTGAAATGACGGGAATTGCTGGGGTTGGTATTGCTGCGGAATATCGGGGAACAGGCGCGGCGTTAAGTTTAATGCAGCAGACACTCAAGGAACTGTATATAAAGGGTATCGCTATCTCGGTACTTTATCCGACAACTCAACGGCTTTATCGTAAATTGGGATACGAGCAGGGGGGTAGTTTTTACGGTTGGGAAGCTTCGGCACAGAGTATTCAAATTCGCGAACAACCTTTACCAATGAAAGCTGTTCCTACAGACTCTCAAATCTTTTACGAACTATACGAAAAGCAGGCAAAAAATATTAATGGACATCTAAATCGCGCTAAACCGATTTGGCATCGAATCATGACTCCCGATAAAGGTAGTATTTATGCTTATCTTATCGGTTCTGCTGAAGAACCCGAAGGTTATATAATATTTAGTCAACATCCAGCAGAAGACGGTGCAATTTTACGGGTTAGGGATTGGGTTGTTCTTACAAATGCAGCGGCACAAACTTTTTGGTCATTCCTTAACAATCATCGCTCTCAAATAGATAAAATACGTTGGCGTAGCTCTGTAATCGATCATCTTGCATTACTATTACCCGAACAAACAGCCAAAATCAAGTTTATGCAATGTTGGATGTTGCGGATAATAAATGTAGAAAAAGCATTATCCACACGTGGTTATTCTTCAGGAATTGAAACTGAATTACATTTGGAAATAACTGACGATTTGATACCAGAAAATAACGGCAAATTCATTTTGTCGGTTGCTAAGGGAAGCGGAAAGATTGCTAAAGGTGGTAAAGGTGAATTAAAGCTAGATATTAGAGGATTAGCATCTTTGTATGCGGGATTATTCTCACCCCAACAATTAAAGCTTGCAGGAAAACTCGATGGCACAGAAAATTCACTTGCTAACGCAACTCAAATATTTTCAGGTACTTCTCCTTGGATGATGGACTTTTTTTAA
- a CDS encoding MATE family efflux transporter, which translates to MKLRLTEGGVGSTLVKLTIPMVWGVLAIIAFNLVDTYFVGQLGTEPLAAMSFTFPVVMTLGSLSMGLGVGASSVISRAIGEGDRQRVKKFTTNSLTLALTAVVIFAIAGFFTIDPLFTALGASADVLPLVRDYMQIWYVGMVFLVVPMVGNSAIRASGNTLTPSLIMIFAAAINIALDPLLILGIGGFPRLELQGAAIATVVSRGTTLIAALVVLHFREKMLYLKLPTIEDTLWCWRDILYVGLPAAGSSMINPISIGVVTSLLAGFGAEAVAAFGVASRIESFSLIAVVALSSSIAPFVGQNWGAKKYARVAKALQLSFLFSLFWGLMAAGVLAATAPTLIAFFNPNPDIVAIASQYLWIVPISYAGAGIILIASSAFNALGKPIPSVIMTVTRMFVLYIPLAYFGGRLYGVNGIFAAACISNLIVGIGAYVWNQKVCSSRNAENIEIVRS; encoded by the coding sequence ATGAAACTGAGATTAACTGAAGGCGGTGTCGGCTCTACCTTGGTGAAGTTAACGATACCGATGGTGTGGGGTGTACTTGCGATAATTGCTTTTAATTTGGTAGATACATACTTCGTCGGGCAGTTGGGAACTGAGCCTTTAGCGGCGATGAGTTTTACGTTTCCCGTGGTGATGACTCTGGGTAGCTTATCTATGGGCTTGGGTGTCGGGGCTTCTTCGGTGATTTCCCGCGCTATCGGAGAAGGCGATCGCCAACGGGTGAAAAAGTTTACAACTAATAGTTTGACTTTGGCGCTAACTGCGGTTGTAATTTTTGCGATTGCGGGTTTCTTTACTATCGATCCCTTGTTTACTGCTTTGGGTGCGAGTGCTGATGTGCTGCCATTGGTGCGCGACTATATGCAGATTTGGTACGTTGGTATGGTGTTTCTGGTAGTGCCGATGGTTGGTAATAGTGCAATTCGCGCTTCCGGGAATACGCTAACGCCAAGTTTAATTATGATATTTGCAGCAGCAATAAATATTGCTTTAGATCCTTTATTAATTTTGGGAATAGGCGGTTTTCCTCGTCTGGAGTTGCAGGGTGCAGCAATAGCCACGGTAGTTTCGAGAGGTACTACCTTGATTGCTGCTTTAGTTGTACTGCACTTCAGAGAAAAAATGCTGTATTTAAAGCTGCCAACTATTGAAGATACTTTATGGTGCTGGAGAGATATTTTATATGTGGGTTTGCCTGCTGCCGGTAGCAGTATGATTAATCCAATTTCTATTGGTGTAGTTACAAGTCTTTTGGCAGGTTTTGGTGCTGAAGCTGTTGCTGCTTTTGGTGTTGCATCGCGGATAGAATCCTTTTCATTGATTGCTGTGGTGGCATTATCATCTTCGATTGCACCTTTTGTCGGGCAAAATTGGGGTGCGAAGAAGTATGCAAGGGTGGCTAAAGCTTTGCAGTTGAGTTTTCTATTTAGTTTATTTTGGGGATTAATGGCAGCAGGAGTTTTAGCAGCAACTGCGCCGACTTTAATTGCTTTCTTTAATCCAAATCCCGATATCGTTGCAATTGCTTCTCAATATCTATGGATTGTGCCTATTAGTTATGCAGGTGCGGGAATTATTTTAATTGCGAGTTCGGCTTTTAATGCTTTAGGAAAACCCATACCTTCGGTAATAATGACAGTAACGCGAATGTTCGTACTGTATATTCCCTTAGCCTATTTTGGCGGCAGACTTTACGGAGTTAACGGCATATTTGCTGCTGCCTGTATTTCTAATTTAATTGTCGGAATCGGCGCTTATGTTTGGAATCAGAAAGTTTGTAGCAGTCGAAATGCTGAAAATATTGAGATAGTTCGGAGTTAA
- a CDS encoding MerR family transcriptional regulator, giving the protein MQTSWKVGELASLTGLTVRTLHHYDEINLLKPSEYSSSGHRLYREEDIMRLQQILSLRQLGFSLEEIKNCLHNPDFSTVKVIQSHINQLNQHIELQQQLARLLKGISVHLQAEEKVDIDDLIKTIEVTKMSEELFNQYYTKEQRQYLEDRAQMLGEEKIQQGQQDWQDLFAAVEAEMNKGTEPTDAKVIALAKRWQELVDSFTGGNPGVMQGLNNMVQAEYPTMQQQFGFPDARLFEYIAQAQAAIGEMRLR; this is encoded by the coding sequence ATGCAAACTTCTTGGAAAGTTGGCGAATTAGCTTCGCTGACTGGTTTAACTGTACGCACTCTTCATCATTACGATGAAATCAATCTTTTAAAGCCTTCTGAATATTCAAGTTCGGGACATCGTTTATATCGAGAAGAGGATATTATGCGACTGCAACAAATTCTTTCTTTAAGACAATTGGGTTTTAGTTTAGAAGAAATTAAAAATTGCTTGCATAATCCCGATTTTTCAACAGTAAAGGTGATTCAATCCCATATTAATCAATTAAATCAACATATAGAACTTCAGCAACAGCTAGCAAGACTGCTTAAAGGAATATCTGTTCATTTACAGGCTGAGGAAAAGGTTGATATAGACGATTTGATCAAAACAATTGAGGTTACAAAAATGTCTGAAGAATTATTTAATCAATATTACACCAAAGAACAGCGTCAATATTTAGAAGATCGCGCTCAAATGCTTGGCGAAGAAAAAATTCAACAGGGACAACAAGATTGGCAGGATTTGTTTGCAGCAGTAGAAGCAGAAATGAACAAAGGTACCGAACCAACCGACGCAAAAGTAATTGCTTTGGCTAAACGTTGGCAGGAATTAGTTGATAGTTTCACTGGCGGAAATCCTGGTGTTATGCAAGGTTTAAATAATATGGTGCAAGCGGAATATCCGACAATGCAGCAGCAATTTGGTTTTCCCGATGCTCGATTATTTGAGTATATTGCACAAGCTCAAGCAGCTATTGGTGAGATGAGGCTGCGTTGA